In Ascaphus truei isolate aAscTru1 chromosome 2, aAscTru1.hap1, whole genome shotgun sequence, the genomic stretch tcttgtagaatgccatctggtccgctggctttcttggtttttatttgttttattttttcttttatttcctggattgtgattggtatgtccaggggtttttggttatcttttatagtgttctccagagatgtttgtttgtttatttgaggatttgtttttgttcttgcgtcaggttttcttctgggatttcttggtaaaggtcctcgaagtagtttttccagatgttgccgttctgaatggccaggtgtctgttattctgctttgtatccagatgtttccaggtttgccagaaagtattttcatccaatgcttcttcaattctttctagttttttggcaatgtggttgtgttttttcttccttagggAGTGCCTGTAGTGCTTCGggtgttggtggtacctcattcgcagttctgtattgtttgggtctctgtgtttttggtttgatattgttcgcaggctttttctaagggtCGACACAGAAGCccgatgctacatccaacatgacagaaatacacagtaaaatacttatatattctcttgaaatagggtcatttagtttaaccctttggccaaagcgttgtaagcttgcgagccacgtcaaggcagacacctgttcgcaagtcctaacactaccagataaaatactaatatacctctattaggattcaaattctcatttacctctattaggagggagaaagaccacagtgggtctatatcaagcagaatgaggaacttgcaaactagggaggtggggaggggcgggcttaaaacctgggaaggaggagccactaacctccaccagctggaacagctgagaatggggtttccaaaaagagcttgctggggttctgtgttttgttaaccctttttctaagggtgttacattccttatcaaaccatttttctttgattttgtcatttgttgttggtctgttagggctagtttttttcaggtttgatttctttgctattagatggaatattttgctgaGATTTCTTACTGCCAGGTTTACACCGTGTTTGTTCTGCTCGTAGTTTGTGTCCTGGAAGCTTTGGAGTAGGTTTCCACTTCTGAGCTGTTGATTGTTTCTGTGTATGTCGCGAGGCTCTGTTTTGTCCATTTGTAGGTGGCTTTCAGGCTATGAAGGTTGGAGAGGGGTTTTTGTGTTGTGCTTGGTTGGTCTGTTCTCTTAATAAAGAGCAGGGTTTGATTGTGGTCTGATAGGGGTGATGCTGGTGTAACTATGAAAGCACTGATGGCTTGTGGGTCTATGTCGGTTATTGCGTAGTCCACTACGCTGCTGCCCAGCACAGAGCTATATGTGTATCTACCCAAAGAGTCTCCTCTTGTCCGTCCATTGATAATGTACAGTCCCAGACCGCGACACAGGTTTAGGAGCTCtttaccatttttgtttgttgcactgtcGTAGCTGTTTCTTTGACGTGTCACAGAGCTATgacatgtgtcatttccaaagatGTAGTTATTTCCATCTGAAGATATGTAGTCCTGTTCTCTGCCTGTTCTGGCGTTCAGGTCTCCACATATCAGCACTTTACCCAGGGTCTGAAAATGGATTGCCTCTGTCTGCAGGGTCTCGAAGATGTCTGGATTGTAGTATGGGGAGTCGGAGGGGGGGATGTATGCTGCACATAGGTATGTGTCATATAGATGGGTGAACATGAAGCCTTTTATTTGTAGCCATAAGTGGCTATCTCCTCTCTTCATTGGGTTTATTTGGCTGTTAAGCTCCTCTTTGTACCTTATTATAATTCCTCCTGAATGACAGCCTCGTTTCACACCTTTGTGTTTTTGGGCTGGGACTAGGAGCTGCCTATAACCCATAGGTATGGTAGACATCTCCTCCCATTGGATCCATGTGTTGTGGAGAATAAAAATGTCTACATTTGTCAAATTGTTTATGAAGTCTGGATCTTGTGGTTTAGAACCAAATGCTAACGCATTCAGGCCCTGAATGTTCCAGCTGCTAATTTTAAAAGATCTCATCTTGGATACTCTATAAgttaatatctctctctctcaatctctctctctctctctctccatctctctctctctctctctccatctctctttatctctctctctctctctttatctctctccatctctctcactctctctctctcttcgtctctctctctcttcatctctctctctctctctcaatctctctctctctctctccatctctctctctttatctctctctctctctctctttatctctctccatctctctcactctctctctctcttcgtctctctctctcttcatctctctctctctctctcttcatctgtctctctctctcttcatctgtctctctctctcttcatctgtctctctctctcttcatctgtctctctctctctcttcatctctctccatctatctctctccatctctctctctccagatcCCGCTGGCCTGGTTTGTGGGGAGGTTTCTGAGAGGTAATTACGGGAATGCAGCTGTGTGGATCTCTCTGATCATCGGGCAGCCGATCGCCGTGCTTATGTATGTGCACGATTACTATATCCTGAACCACGAGAGGGGCCCCTGATCCTCCTCACTCTCAATCCTGGGGCTGTCAGCAGTGCAGGATCTGAGAGGGGATGTTCCTGAATCCTCCTGCAAACGGATTAATCTCTGATCAATGTGAGTGCGCCAGTGCAGGAGGGCATTAGTGTCCcagggggaagggggacagtatGATGGGCATTAACTTCCCCACCTTCTACTTCCGGATCCTGGTGGGTTTCTCAGTCCACCCCAACTCCGTCCAAGTCCCGCTCTGCACCTCCATCCACCCTCACTCCTCTTGGACTCCATTACATCCCAAGACCTTCTCTGCACCTCCATCCACTCTAACGCCGTCCAAGACCTGTTCCGCACCTCCATCCAGATTCTCGATCAGTCTAAGACCTGCTCCGCACCTCCGTCCACCCTAACTCAGTCCAAGACCTGCTCCGCGCCTCCGTCCAGATTCCTGATCAGTCCAAGACCTGCTCCGCACCTCTATCCAGATTCCTGATCAATCAAAGACCTGCTCCGCACCTCCATCCAGATTCCTGATCAATCCAATACCTGCTCCGCACCTCCATCCAGATTCTCGATCAGTCCAAGACCTTCTCCGCATCTCCATCCAGATTCCTGATCAGTCCAAGACCTGCTCCGCACCTCCATCCAGATTCCTGATCAGTCCAAGACCTTCTCCGCGTCTCCATCCAGATTCTCGATCAGTCCAAGACCTTCTCCGCACCTCCATCCAGATTCTCGATCAGTCCAAGACCTTCTCCGCACCTCCATCCAGATTCTCGATCAGTCCAAGACCTTCTCCGCACCTCCATCCAGATTCCTGATCAGTCCAAGACCTTCTCCGCGTCTCCATCCAGATTCTCGATCAGACCAAGACCTGCGCCGCGCCTCCGTCTGCCTTGATCACGGAGCCCCTGATTGTTGGTGTTGGGGCGTCCTATCTTTAACAGTGGCGTGGCTCTCTTCTCCTGCCCTTCACGTGCTGCTCTCCCACTTAATGCTGGACGTTTTTTTAACTCCCCTGAGTGTCTGGAGACCACAGGCTGTGTCaggctgtgtctgtctgtctgcgtgtctgtctgtcctgctTCCAGGTACATTGACGTGATGTTGGGAGCCTCACGCCCGACTTGGCCTGTGCCATATACCCTGTGATTAAACCATTTGTTTTCCAAGAGCCGTGTCCCAGAATTCCATGTATGCCGTGACTGAGATCCATAGCAGCATGTCATATACACACATCACTGTctcgcagagcttacactctaatatgcACACGGGGCTCTCATACCAACGACACTGGTAAATATAGTGGTGTTACTTCAGAAGACTTTTTGTTAGTCGTATTTACCCCGCCGCTGTGTTTTATgctgtagcactgcttagtagaaGTGGCACATCGAGtggagtgtgtggggagggggggagagtggagagaaTGAGCCACTGGCGCTGAAACACGATTTACAAACTCTTGCTCGAGCGCACACAGAGGCGCGGTATCTGTTACCGCGTGATCAGCCTCCGGCagagtccaataaagaggaagaaaaCATAGAACCAGCGGATAGCCATACGGAGATAACCGGgcacaaatatattttatttaagccATGTTAAAAGGAAAGTGAACATCCACCAACGCGTTTTGCAACCGTTACTTCATCAAGGCGTGACCAGTATTATTAAAAACAAACGTTAAACCCCTCCATTGTCATTGACCGTGTCATCTGCAAGGCATCATGCGTCAGGGCGCAAGACAACTATCAGAAGGGTCAATAACATCACCATGGTAACCATACACAAACCGCATAACTTGAAGtgtagtatgtatgtctttatttatatagcgccattaatgtacatagcgcgtcacagcagtaatacatgtgataatcatataaataacaaatgatataagtaacacataatggggagatgtgcttcagacatactgtaagtaacatttaggaaaaggagtccctgctccgaagagcttacaatcgaattggtaggtagggagaacgtacagagacagtaggagggagttctggtaagtgcgtctgcagggggccaagctttatgtatgaggtgttaattatcagccatcgagctactcatatgcttccttaagcaggtgtgttttaaggtgggtcttaaaggtggatagagaaggtgctagtcgggtactgaggggaagggcattccagaggtgtggggcagtcaatgagaaaggtttaaggcgggagagggctttagatacaaagggggtagagagaagacatctttgagaagaacgcaagagttgggattgtgcatagcgagaaattggggctgagatgtaaggaggggcagaagagtgtaaagctttaaaagtgaggagaagaatggcgtgtaagatgcgggatttgatcggaagccaagagagggatttcagcaggggagacgctgagacagatctaggaaatagagtaattctggcagcagcgtttaggatagattgtaggggagacaggtgagaggcaggaaggccggacagcaggaggttacagtaatcaagacgggagagaatgagggtctgtgtcgagcaacagaggaaagggtgtatcttagtAATATTGCAGAGGAGAAAACGTCAGTTGtgtgctaccttttgaatgtgagaagaaaatgtgagag encodes the following:
- the LOC142474702 gene encoding diacylglycerol O-acyltransferase 1-like, with product MMRRGVSKWMAQTAVFLASAFFHEYLVSVPLKMFRLWAFMGMMSQIPLAWFVGRFLRGNYGNAAVWISLIIGQPIAVLMYVHDYYILNHERGP